From one Pedobacter faecalis genomic stretch:
- a CDS encoding Tex family protein, translating to MSNHTKIIAAELNLTVQQIEATTSLLDEGATVPFISRYRKEMTGSLDEVQIALIRDRVQQLRDLDKRREAILKALTALDKLSPELEKQINAAVTIAEIEDIYLPYKPKRKTRASEARKKGLEPLATLIFQQGKQDPVAEAEGFINVDLGVPAAEEALAGARDIIAEWINEDAEARSRMRAYYQQHAVIRSAVVKDKADTGIKYKDYFEWSETLKSAPSHRILAMRRGEHEEVLKLEIAPEEAGAIDILNRLFIKSDHANSRQVKLALDDSFKRLLGPAMETEVRNFSKEKADREAIHVFAENARQLLLAAPMGQRNVLAIDPGFRTGCKVVCLDKQGKLLKNAAIFPHNGQRGVAEAASTIKRLCEEHDIEAIAIGNGTAGRETEAFIRQLGLQGVTIVMVNESGASIYSASDVARQEFPDYDVTVRGAISIGRRLMDPLAELVKIDPKSIGVGQYQHDVDQNKLQQSLDDTVMSCVNAVGVELNTSSKQLLSYVSGLGPQLAQNIVNYRNEHGPFKNRESLKKVPRLGEKAFEQAAGFLRIRNADHVLDSSAVHPERYALVGKMARDLNCTVAQLIRDQALRRQIKLEQYVTEETGLPTLNDIIAELDKPGRDPREQFEAFSFTEGVNSITDLKPGMKLPGIVTNITNFGAFIDIGVHQDGLVHTSLLSDKFITNASEVVKVHQKVEVTVVEVDVVRKRISLSMKPEAQAKPKARSERHQNKTPQSNSTRPHRSPGKAPAKPQQQRKSGGKEKLPDGDLQLKLAALKDLFGK from the coding sequence ATGAGCAATCACACCAAGATCATCGCAGCAGAACTGAATCTGACCGTTCAGCAGATTGAAGCGACTACCTCGTTACTAGATGAAGGGGCAACGGTACCCTTCATCTCCCGATATCGGAAAGAAATGACCGGTAGTCTGGATGAAGTTCAGATAGCGTTGATCCGCGACCGGGTGCAGCAGCTGAGGGATCTTGATAAGCGCCGCGAAGCCATTTTAAAAGCACTGACGGCATTGGATAAGCTGAGCCCCGAACTTGAAAAACAGATCAATGCAGCAGTAACCATTGCAGAAATAGAAGACATTTACCTGCCTTATAAGCCCAAGCGCAAAACACGTGCTTCCGAGGCAAGAAAGAAGGGTCTTGAACCCTTGGCAACACTGATATTTCAGCAGGGCAAACAGGATCCTGTAGCTGAAGCTGAAGGATTTATCAATGTCGACCTTGGCGTACCTGCTGCCGAGGAGGCTCTGGCCGGTGCACGCGACATCATAGCAGAATGGATAAATGAGGACGCCGAGGCCCGCTCCCGTATGCGCGCCTACTATCAGCAGCACGCCGTGATCAGGTCGGCCGTAGTTAAAGATAAGGCCGATACCGGCATTAAATACAAAGACTATTTTGAATGGTCTGAAACTCTGAAGTCTGCGCCCTCCCATCGCATTCTGGCAATGCGGAGAGGCGAACACGAAGAGGTGCTTAAATTGGAGATAGCGCCTGAAGAAGCGGGCGCTATCGATATCCTGAACAGACTTTTTATAAAGTCTGATCATGCCAATTCCAGACAAGTAAAACTGGCTTTGGATGACAGCTTCAAGCGTTTGCTGGGTCCTGCCATGGAAACCGAGGTCAGAAACTTTTCCAAGGAAAAAGCCGATCGGGAGGCCATTCATGTATTTGCCGAAAATGCCCGTCAGCTTTTGCTGGCCGCACCCATGGGGCAGAGAAACGTACTTGCAATAGATCCTGGATTTAGAACCGGCTGCAAGGTCGTTTGCCTCGACAAACAGGGCAAATTACTTAAAAATGCAGCTATATTTCCGCACAACGGGCAGCGTGGCGTAGCAGAGGCCGCAAGTACAATTAAAAGGCTCTGTGAAGAGCATGACATAGAGGCAATTGCAATTGGTAACGGTACTGCTGGCAGGGAAACCGAAGCTTTCATACGACAGCTCGGTCTGCAAGGCGTTACCATAGTAATGGTCAATGAAAGCGGCGCTTCAATATACTCCGCCTCAGATGTTGCCCGGCAGGAATTCCCCGATTACGATGTCACTGTGCGTGGGGCGATATCAATTGGCAGAAGGCTCATGGACCCACTCGCCGAACTGGTCAAGATAGATCCGAAGTCAATCGGAGTTGGGCAATATCAGCATGACGTAGATCAGAATAAATTACAGCAATCTCTGGATGATACGGTGATGAGCTGCGTGAATGCCGTAGGCGTCGAATTGAATACCTCATCCAAACAGCTGTTATCCTATGTCTCCGGGCTAGGCCCGCAACTGGCGCAAAATATCGTGAATTACCGGAATGAGCATGGCCCTTTTAAGAATCGCGAGAGTCTAAAAAAAGTTCCTCGCCTGGGAGAAAAAGCTTTCGAACAGGCCGCAGGATTTCTGAGAATAAGAAATGCCGACCATGTGCTGGACTCTAGTGCCGTGCACCCCGAGCGTTATGCGCTGGTTGGAAAAATGGCACGCGACCTGAACTGTACCGTGGCACAGCTTATCCGCGACCAGGCCCTGCGCAGGCAAATTAAACTTGAGCAGTATGTAACTGAAGAAACCGGCCTTCCTACGTTGAACGATATCATAGCCGAACTCGACAAACCTGGCCGGGATCCTCGTGAACAGTTTGAGGCGTTCAGTTTTACAGAAGGGGTTAATAGTATAACGGATTTGAAGCCCGGAATGAAATTGCCCGGTATTGTAACCAACATCACCAATTTCGGCGCTTTTATAGATATCGGTGTGCACCAAGACGGTCTCGTACACACCAGTTTGCTTTCCGACAAGTTCATCACGAACGCTTCCGAAGTCGTTAAAGTGCACCAAAAGGTTGAGGTGACAGTAGTTGAGGTAGACGTAGTTCGCAAACGGATCTCCCTTTCAATGAAGCCAGAAGCGCAGGCTAAGCCGAAAGCCAGATCTGAGAGGCATCAAAACAAGACGCCGCAGAGCAACAGCACCAGGCCTCACAGAAGCCCTGGCAAAGCACCGGCAAAACCTCAGCAACAGCGAAAATCGGGCGGAAAAGAAAAGCTTCCCGACGGCGACCTACAATTAAAGCTTGCCGCATTGAAAGATCTTTTCGGGAAGTAA
- a CDS encoding PD-(D/E)XK nuclease family protein, with translation MKPFLQEVAEDLTARFPNQLQHCAIIFNNKRPAVYMQKYMADIIRKPFFSPAFFTIQEFFARSTQLKTADFYMQFFTLHRIYNALLKEEGMEPLSGSKFFPLGKIMLADFAQIDIDLVDANKLYRDMEDISVINKEFDYLSPEQYQFLAQFWTSYSEGKHKKQQELFIRMWRRMPILYHRFHEALTAQGSITTGQVYRQLAEDPALIARLCQDFQKGQIVFAGFNALSRAEMQIFKILQDMEKALFYFDADPYYLDDTLQEAGLFLRRNIHQLELKNEFANSPGMIKTQFHEVNVYRVQGQSAQAKILNTILESDYRDNREVGSTAVVLADESLLIPSLQTVPAEFEGSTIDLNVTMGFALAASSVFGLADLWLSCQLEIHKSGAVSYKNLSAFMTHPLTGLSQTMRDKINTALLLEKEIEVPQERLLRQKGLFEVFFKSVAGPEKSSAEMPPVNLITPLLDIINFLLQRLSSSGRLRKIDAELFVKTIQELNRLHDTLSKYLQEEELSFTVSLVRKALMSISVPLSGDPLKGIQVMGLLETRNLNFDKVVFLGFNEGIVPKASTGTSFIPDSLRRVYGLPVLENQDAISAYMVYRLIQRAGNINFVYNSLTDESASGEPSRILKQLAYESGFKFNYYSLDLNVRTEPQREIQIEKQGNAAIQASLQRYLSHQRTLSPSALTQYILNPIDFFFNYIAGIREPKEVTSVVEANEVGSILHKVMEYFYEDALGQEITAEVLQVKRKQIPALTEKAFAAVIFNDPRRTVAFKGMQKVILAIVEAYVNIIADQDASQAPFHILSLEQKVEAEISFSLHGKEASIKIGGIIDRVDYKDGVTRIVDYKTGSDKLSYKDIPGLFDTDGKYVNKALVQTLLYTCIYEISSGKKAVEPNLYIVKTMSQEGVWFKSGRQTLTGAYLEEVKQQFMEGLREKLSELFGSPYFQASLIEDNYKYSIYKTLFGRQV, from the coding sequence ATGAAACCATTTTTACAGGAAGTTGCAGAAGATCTTACTGCCCGTTTCCCTAACCAGTTGCAGCATTGCGCCATCATTTTCAACAATAAGCGACCTGCAGTTTATATGCAGAAGTATATGGCCGACATCATCCGGAAGCCATTCTTTAGTCCCGCATTTTTCACAATACAGGAATTCTTTGCCAGATCGACCCAACTTAAAACGGCCGACTTCTATATGCAGTTTTTCACCCTGCACAGAATCTATAATGCGCTGCTGAAGGAAGAAGGTATGGAACCACTCAGCGGCAGTAAGTTCTTCCCGCTTGGGAAGATCATGCTGGCCGACTTTGCGCAGATCGATATAGACCTGGTAGATGCGAATAAACTTTACAGAGATATGGAAGATATCTCTGTAATCAACAAAGAATTTGACTACCTCAGTCCGGAGCAATACCAATTCCTGGCACAATTCTGGACCTCTTATTCAGAAGGCAAACACAAAAAGCAACAAGAGCTTTTTATCAGAATGTGGCGCAGAATGCCTATACTGTATCATCGCTTTCATGAAGCGCTTACGGCACAGGGTAGCATTACTACGGGGCAGGTGTACCGGCAGCTGGCAGAGGATCCTGCACTGATCGCCAGGCTTTGTCAGGATTTCCAGAAAGGACAGATTGTCTTCGCCGGATTTAACGCGCTAAGCCGTGCCGAGATGCAGATATTCAAGATCCTCCAGGACATGGAAAAAGCGCTCTTCTATTTCGATGCAGACCCCTATTACCTGGACGACACCCTGCAGGAGGCCGGATTGTTTCTACGCAGAAATATTCACCAGCTTGAATTGAAAAATGAGTTTGCCAACAGCCCCGGAATGATAAAAACGCAATTCCACGAAGTCAATGTATATCGGGTGCAGGGACAAAGTGCCCAGGCAAAAATACTCAACACCATCCTCGAGTCCGACTACCGCGATAACCGCGAGGTCGGTTCTACCGCTGTGGTACTCGCGGATGAATCCTTGCTTATTCCATCACTGCAGACAGTTCCGGCAGAGTTTGAGGGATCAACGATCGACTTGAATGTGACCATGGGATTCGCGCTCGCCGCCTCAAGCGTGTTTGGTTTGGCCGACCTCTGGTTGAGCTGCCAGTTGGAAATTCACAAATCCGGGGCGGTCTCCTATAAAAACCTGTCCGCATTTATGACTCATCCGCTTACCGGACTTAGTCAGACAATGCGCGATAAGATTAATACCGCCCTCCTGCTCGAAAAAGAAATCGAAGTTCCTCAGGAAAGGCTGCTTCGGCAAAAAGGGCTCTTTGAAGTCTTCTTCAAAAGTGTTGCCGGCCCTGAAAAGAGCTCAGCAGAGATGCCACCAGTAAATCTCATTACACCGCTTCTAGACATAATTAACTTTCTGCTACAGCGCCTTTCAAGTTCAGGGAGATTAAGGAAAATAGATGCGGAACTTTTCGTCAAAACCATTCAGGAGTTAAACAGATTACATGACACCTTATCAAAGTATCTGCAGGAGGAAGAGCTCAGCTTTACTGTTTCACTGGTGCGTAAGGCACTAATGAGCATTTCCGTACCGCTCAGCGGTGATCCGCTGAAAGGCATACAAGTGATGGGGCTGCTGGAGACAAGAAACCTCAATTTCGATAAAGTGGTGTTTCTGGGATTCAACGAAGGTATTGTACCCAAGGCGTCTACCGGGACCAGCTTCATTCCCGATAGCCTGCGAAGAGTCTACGGGCTGCCTGTCCTTGAAAATCAGGATGCGATCTCGGCTTATATGGTTTACCGGCTGATACAACGGGCTGGCAACATCAACTTCGTGTATAACAGCCTAACCGACGAGTCGGCTTCAGGCGAACCAAGCAGGATTTTGAAACAACTCGCTTATGAAAGCGGGTTTAAATTCAATTATTATTCGCTCGACTTGAATGTGCGGACTGAACCGCAGCGGGAGATACAGATTGAAAAACAAGGTAATGCCGCCATACAGGCTAGTCTGCAGCGGTATTTGAGTCATCAGCGCACGCTTTCGCCATCGGCGCTGACCCAATACATCCTCAACCCAATCGATTTCTTTTTTAACTATATCGCGGGCATCCGGGAGCCCAAAGAGGTCACCTCCGTCGTAGAAGCGAATGAGGTAGGCTCCATTCTACATAAGGTGATGGAATACTTCTATGAAGATGCGCTTGGCCAGGAAATAACTGCCGAAGTGCTTCAGGTAAAAAGAAAGCAAATTCCGGCGCTGACCGAAAAAGCCTTTGCCGCAGTTATTTTCAATGACCCGCGCAGAACTGTAGCGTTTAAGGGGATGCAAAAAGTCATTCTTGCTATTGTGGAGGCTTATGTCAACATCATTGCCGACCAGGATGCCTCCCAGGCTCCTTTTCACATCCTGAGTCTGGAACAAAAAGTAGAAGCTGAGATCAGCTTTTCCCTTCATGGCAAAGAAGCGAGTATCAAAATTGGCGGAATAATCGACCGGGTTGATTATAAAGACGGCGTAACCAGGATCGTTGACTATAAGACGGGCAGCGACAAACTGAGCTACAAAGACATTCCCGGGCTGTTTGATACGGACGGAAAATACGTCAACAAGGCACTGGTGCAGACATTGCTGTACACCTGCATCTATGAAATCTCCTCCGGCAAGAAAGCTGTCGAACCAAACCTGTACATCGTAAAAACGATGAGCCAGGAAGGTGTCTGGTTCAAGTCGGGCCGTCAGACCCTCACTGGCGCATACCTGGAAGAAGTTAAACAGCAATTCATGGAAGGCCTCAGGGAGAAACTCTCCGAACTGTTCGGCTCCCCCTATTTCCAGGCAAGTCTGATCGAAGACAACTACAAGTATTCGATCTACAAAACCCTGTTTGGCAGGCAGGTCTGA
- a CDS encoding UvrD-helicase domain-containing protein yields MANKPLKILQASAGSGKTFSLTAHYLTLLLSGENKYREILAVTFTNKATEEMKTRILDVLEGFARGEPRYDSYREIVLKAHPKLDAAELRDRADRIYRKILHDYSRFSVSTIDGFVQKVIRGFAFELGLDTSYNLEMNYEKVKEELVSKLDEALDHNKQLLQWIIDLAIERISDNKSWNYKTELYNLIGEIFKERFQSFEDAVSAMGDNEIDALFKRYIDVNKEAIKNFEGELTNLAIEAQDIFNRFGVEKEHLNRKSQSPLAKIPMIIGGDLSKIEALFNFVDDPDIWFQKNTRLDEVYAALNPVLKKIQTYYTTHLPQYTLALAFNKNLYYLRLMQEIAVLLKLYREENDNLLISDAQKLISGITDDAGDNPSFIWEKVGTRYRNFLFDEFQDTSTSQWNSFRSLLTNAIATPTEHLIDHLIVGDTKQSIYRWRNGDWNILHSQARLDVGADRVLEESLEENYRSAENIITFNNFLYVQVPRLLQEDLNATIQTRPSAICEWWQQKGFEQIITSIYSTAVQQTAKSTPMGGTIRIRKIGKEDADAGQRFSESVFRDIALDELVKEISHLKTDLGYAAKDIAILVRSNTEAVLTVKKLMSQGIEVISGEALMVSANSAIQLIVETLRVFTGVDTQTALHKANCIALYHALKAESLDASHYMGLNNISLSNLHHVLPAALCTNWQSWIQLPLPELVEMLIEAYGLSEMEEHLPYLLAFRDLTCNAGKLGEKGIVAFLEWWSQEGITKSLPSPETADAVQVITIHKSKGLAFRAVFIPFCTWEIKGKANSIFWVSSTNTAYSELRGIPLRYSESLSNSVVAQAYYEELLYNYMDALNMLYVATTRAKDYLSIGTMVKKDTAKLSTVGDVLNNIFQQEFDENNVYEIVDVVPERDTQTHDTTKIKLDHYPVSTRLSNLYLDTQERHLKHLLNMDKSSRRGSLLHDVLANATTAQQVEDYLSVLVLDGIVQETESEELKMAAQKVLSNPDLQAILNRPSESITEKNIIDPQGKIHRPDLVLINGDQVVILDYKFTLTEAAEHLQQVLKYKSLFTQMGYSKVDGYLFYAVTGQLRPI; encoded by the coding sequence ATGGCGAATAAACCTCTAAAAATACTTCAGGCATCTGCGGGCTCCGGTAAAACCTTCAGCCTCACGGCACATTATCTCACCCTCCTGCTTTCTGGCGAAAACAAATACAGGGAAATACTTGCCGTAACTTTTACAAACAAAGCCACAGAGGAGATGAAAACCCGGATACTGGACGTACTTGAGGGCTTTGCCCGTGGAGAGCCCCGATACGACAGCTACCGTGAAATTGTGTTAAAAGCACACCCTAAACTGGACGCAGCAGAACTGCGCGACCGGGCCGACCGTATTTATCGCAAGATACTGCACGACTATAGCCGCTTCTCTGTCAGCACGATTGATGGCTTCGTGCAAAAGGTGATCCGCGGATTTGCCTTTGAACTCGGTCTCGATACATCCTACAACCTGGAAATGAACTATGAAAAGGTTAAGGAAGAGCTGGTCAGCAAGCTTGACGAAGCACTGGACCACAACAAGCAGTTGCTCCAATGGATTATCGATCTGGCTATCGAACGGATCAGTGATAACAAGAGCTGGAACTATAAGACGGAACTCTATAATCTCATCGGTGAGATATTTAAGGAACGTTTTCAGTCTTTCGAAGACGCGGTGTCTGCTATGGGTGACAATGAAATAGACGCCTTGTTTAAACGCTATATTGACGTCAATAAAGAAGCCATTAAAAATTTTGAGGGGGAACTCACGAACCTCGCCATAGAAGCGCAGGATATCTTCAACCGTTTCGGAGTTGAAAAGGAACACCTCAACAGGAAATCGCAGAGCCCGCTGGCCAAAATCCCGATGATTATTGGCGGTGACCTTTCAAAGATCGAGGCGCTTTTTAACTTTGTTGACGACCCGGATATATGGTTCCAGAAAAACACGCGGCTCGACGAAGTGTATGCAGCGCTGAACCCCGTACTCAAAAAAATTCAGACATATTATACGACCCACCTGCCGCAGTACACACTTGCCCTGGCATTCAATAAAAACTTATATTACCTGCGCCTGATGCAGGAGATCGCCGTTTTACTGAAGCTGTACAGAGAAGAAAACGATAACCTGCTTATCAGCGACGCACAGAAATTGATCTCCGGTATAACCGACGATGCCGGCGACAATCCGTCATTTATCTGGGAGAAAGTGGGCACGCGCTACCGAAACTTTCTATTCGACGAATTTCAGGATACCTCGACCAGTCAGTGGAACAGCTTTCGCTCTTTGCTCACCAATGCGATTGCCACGCCGACAGAGCATCTGATCGACCACCTGATTGTTGGTGACACCAAACAATCGATATACCGCTGGCGCAATGGCGACTGGAATATTCTGCACAGTCAGGCCCGGCTGGACGTTGGGGCCGACAGGGTACTGGAAGAAAGCCTGGAAGAGAACTACCGCAGTGCTGAAAACATCATTACATTCAATAATTTCTTGTACGTGCAGGTGCCGCGCCTCCTGCAGGAGGACTTAAACGCTACTATACAAACTAGACCGTCTGCAATCTGCGAATGGTGGCAGCAGAAAGGGTTTGAGCAGATCATCACCTCTATATATTCAACCGCGGTACAGCAGACTGCCAAATCCACGCCTATGGGCGGCACCATCCGCATTCGCAAAATCGGGAAAGAAGATGCCGACGCAGGTCAGCGCTTTTCTGAAAGTGTATTCCGGGATATTGCGCTCGATGAGTTGGTAAAAGAGATCAGCCACCTAAAAACAGATCTGGGCTATGCAGCAAAAGACATCGCCATTCTGGTGCGGTCAAATACGGAAGCTGTACTGACCGTAAAAAAGCTCATGAGCCAGGGAATTGAGGTGATTTCCGGTGAAGCGTTGATGGTTTCGGCCAATTCAGCCATTCAGCTTATAGTCGAAACGCTAAGGGTGTTCACCGGCGTCGACACACAAACCGCTCTGCACAAAGCGAACTGCATTGCATTATATCATGCCCTTAAGGCTGAGAGCCTGGATGCGAGCCATTATATGGGCTTAAATAACATATCGCTTAGCAATTTGCATCATGTTTTGCCTGCCGCACTTTGCACGAACTGGCAAAGCTGGATACAGCTGCCACTGCCGGAGCTCGTGGAGATGCTCATAGAGGCGTATGGACTGAGCGAAATGGAAGAACATTTACCCTATTTGCTCGCATTTCGGGATCTGACCTGCAATGCAGGAAAGCTGGGTGAAAAAGGGATTGTCGCTTTTCTGGAATGGTGGAGCCAGGAAGGCATCACAAAATCACTCCCCTCTCCGGAAACTGCAGACGCCGTCCAGGTCATCACTATCCATAAGTCGAAGGGACTTGCGTTCCGTGCTGTTTTTATTCCTTTCTGTACTTGGGAGATCAAGGGCAAAGCCAACAGCATCTTCTGGGTTTCTTCTACCAACACGGCCTATAGCGAACTAAGAGGTATCCCGTTGCGGTACAGCGAAAGCCTAAGCAACTCGGTCGTTGCGCAGGCCTATTACGAGGAACTCCTTTATAATTATATGGACGCGTTGAACATGCTGTACGTGGCCACTACAAGAGCGAAGGACTACCTTTCTATCGGCACCATGGTTAAAAAGGACACGGCTAAGTTAAGCACAGTAGGTGACGTGCTGAACAATATTTTTCAACAGGAATTTGACGAGAACAACGTCTATGAAATCGTCGATGTGGTTCCCGAACGGGATACTCAAACGCACGATACGACGAAGATCAAGCTCGACCATTATCCGGTGTCGACCCGTCTTTCGAACTTGTACCTCGACACGCAGGAGCGGCACTTGAAGCATCTCCTGAATATGGATAAGTCCAGCAGGCGGGGATCGCTGCTTCATGATGTCCTGGCCAATGCCACGACCGCCCAGCAGGTTGAGGATTACCTGTCAGTGCTCGTGCTCGATGGGATCGTTCAGGAGACGGAAAGTGAAGAATTGAAAATGGCTGCGCAAAAGGTGCTGAGCAATCCTGATCTCCAGGCTATACTTAACAGGCCTTCTGAAAGTATTACCGAGAAAAACATCATCGACCCGCAGGGCAAGATACACAGGCCAGATCTTGTACTCATCAATGGGGATCAGGTGGTCATTCTCGACTACAAATTCACGCTGACAGAAGCGGCAGAACACTTGCAGCAGGTTTTGAAGTACAAGTCGCTCTTTACCCAAATGGGCTATTCAAAGGTCGACGGGTACTTATTTTATGCGGTAACCGGCCAATTAAGACCCATTTAG
- a CDS encoding pyruvate dehydrogenase complex E1 component subunit beta — protein sequence MREIQFREALREALSEEMRKNENVFLMGEEVAQYNGAYKVSQGMLDEFGDKRVIDTPIAELGFAGIGIGAAMNGLIPVVEFMTFNFSLVAIDQIINGAAKMLSMSGGQFSVPIVFRGPTGNAGQLGAQHSQNFENWYANCPGLKVVVPATPYDAKGLLKQSILDPDPVIFMESEVMYGDKGEVPEGEYYLPLGKANIVKEGSDVTLVTFGKMLSRVVNPAVELLTKEGVNVEVIDLRTVRPIDYETIINSVKKTNRLVIVEEAWPLASISSEIAFNVQKNAFDYLDAPVLRITCADVPLPYAPTLIAASLPNAEKVVKAVKEVMYVTK from the coding sequence ATGAGAGAGATTCAATTCAGAGAAGCTTTACGTGAGGCCCTTAGTGAAGAAATGCGTAAGAACGAAAACGTGTTTTTGATGGGTGAAGAAGTTGCGCAATATAATGGAGCTTATAAGGTTAGTCAGGGTATGCTTGACGAATTTGGCGATAAACGCGTAATCGACACCCCTATTGCTGAGCTTGGTTTCGCAGGTATTGGTATTGGTGCTGCAATGAATGGTCTTATTCCGGTTGTCGAGTTTATGACATTCAACTTCTCTCTTGTTGCTATCGACCAGATTATTAACGGCGCAGCCAAAATGCTTTCCATGAGCGGCGGGCAGTTTTCGGTACCGATCGTATTCCGCGGCCCTACTGGCAATGCCGGTCAACTGGGGGCACAGCACTCACAAAACTTTGAGAACTGGTATGCAAACTGTCCAGGTCTTAAGGTGGTTGTTCCCGCTACACCATATGACGCCAAAGGCTTGTTAAAGCAATCTATCCTTGATCCTGATCCGGTGATCTTCATGGAATCTGAGGTAATGTACGGCGACAAAGGTGAGGTGCCTGAAGGTGAGTATTACCTCCCCCTCGGCAAAGCCAATATCGTTAAGGAAGGCAGCGATGTAACGTTGGTTACTTTCGGTAAAATGCTGAGCCGTGTGGTTAACCCAGCGGTAGAGCTGCTGACAAAAGAGGGCGTTAATGTTGAGGTCATCGACCTGCGTACCGTACGTCCTATTGACTACGAGACAATCATCAACTCTGTTAAAAAAACCAACCGTTTGGTTATTGTTGAAGAAGCATGGCCGCTGGCGTCAATATCTTCAGAAATCGCGTTCAATGTGCAAAAGAACGCCTTCGATTACCTGGATGCACCGGTGCTTCGCATCACCTGCGCTGATGTGCCGCTGCCATACGCACCTACACTCATCGCAGCAAGTTTGCCTAACGCAGAGAAGGTAGTGAAGGCTGTAAAAGAAGTGATGTACGTCACTAAATAA
- a CDS encoding Lrp/AsnC ligand binding domain-containing protein, with protein sequence MLKKESQNLEIDNLDVEILKQLMADATKPYTEIAKDLIVSGGTIHVRMKKLHEMGIIKGSHLIIDPQKAGYDITAFLGIYLEKGIQYKDAVAQLSKIKEVVELHYTTGAYSMFAKIICRDTSHLRHVLNEEIQAVAGIQRTETLISLEESIKRQIEL encoded by the coding sequence ATGCTAAAAAAAGAAAGTCAAAATTTAGAAATTGATAACCTCGATGTTGAGATTCTGAAGCAGTTGATGGCCGATGCGACCAAACCCTATACTGAAATCGCAAAAGATCTGATCGTTTCAGGCGGGACCATTCACGTGAGAATGAAAAAGCTTCACGAAATGGGCATTATTAAAGGCTCACACCTTATCATCGATCCGCAAAAAGCAGGGTATGATATTACTGCATTCCTAGGTATTTATCTGGAAAAGGGCATTCAGTATAAAGATGCTGTGGCACAGTTGAGCAAGATCAAAGAAGTTGTGGAGTTGCATTATACAACTGGTGCGTATAGCATGTTCGCTAAAATCATTTGCCGCGACACCAGTCACCTCCGGCATGTACTGAATGAAGAGATACAGGCGGTGGCTGGCATACAGCGTACAGAGACCTTGATCTCCCTTGAAGAGAGTATCAAACGTCAGATAGAGCTGTAG